In Hamadaea flava, a genomic segment contains:
- a CDS encoding NUDIX hydrolase codes for MSYLNHPDTAAAGDTADTHHLTASAVVLDVTARRVLLVHHLGADMFLFPGGHVEPGEAPHTTAIREVAEETGLTIDLVSPTPDLTALYGMGMTPAPMPFLVARMPAPVWPDSVQHEHTDFLYLATGDSRAPLTMQADEVGSIVWAHVNELHRLNIRAEVEYVTLAALRTLTASPTPGVNTVNVVSGNARVGIQAGVINSNQHR; via the coding sequence ATGAGCTACCTCAACCACCCCGACACTGCGGCTGCTGGCGACACGGCCGATACCCATCACCTGACCGCGTCGGCCGTCGTGCTCGACGTGACCGCCCGCCGGGTGCTGCTCGTGCACCACCTCGGAGCCGACATGTTCCTGTTCCCCGGTGGGCACGTCGAGCCCGGCGAGGCCCCGCACACCACCGCGATCCGCGAGGTGGCCGAAGAGACCGGGCTGACCATTGACCTGGTCTCACCCACACCCGACCTGACGGCGCTGTACGGCATGGGCATGACACCCGCGCCGATGCCGTTCCTGGTCGCCCGGATGCCCGCGCCGGTCTGGCCCGACAGCGTCCAGCACGAGCACACCGACTTCCTGTACCTGGCGACCGGCGACAGCCGCGCACCGCTGACCATGCAGGCCGACGAGGTCGGCTCGATCGTGTGGGCGCACGTCAACGAGCTGCACCGGCTCAACATCCGCGCCGAGGTCGAGTACGTGACCCTGGCCGCCCTGCGCACCCTCACCGCGTCGCCGACGCCGGGCGTGAACACCGTGAACGTCGTGTCCGGCAACGCCCGCGTCGGCATTCAGGCCGGTGTGATCAACAGCAACCAGCACCGATGA
- a CDS encoding ABC transporter permease has protein sequence MTAPTSAYPVAVEDLLPHARTLADTIGTTPSRNALMRHLKIGAPKAAALRDALTATDFPPTPAATPVIEPTPADPPASPANPPVPSPVIEPVATPTVIDTPAVAPLAAVDGHPATLAPTAATVRTPHRVRSWPVFLIALPAFVAIWSGWVGLGELTGFGIVHPLPGIWDDFSLNTAVTLPIGVEVYAAFALRAWLAGSAVPAVARRFAKWSAICSLLVGSAGQVAYHLMESAGMTAAPWWITTLVSCLPVAVLGMGAALAHLLNSHDDSETA, from the coding sequence GTGACTGCCCCGACCAGCGCCTACCCCGTAGCGGTAGAAGACCTGCTGCCGCACGCGCGCACCCTCGCCGACACGATCGGGACAACGCCGTCCCGCAACGCGCTCATGCGGCACCTGAAGATCGGTGCCCCGAAAGCGGCGGCGCTGCGCGACGCGCTGACCGCCACCGACTTCCCCCCGACTCCGGCGGCAACGCCGGTGATCGAGCCGACCCCGGCAGACCCGCCCGCCAGTCCCGCCAACCCGCCGGTCCCATCGCCGGTGATCGAGCCTGTGGCGACGCCTACGGTGATCGACACTCCGGCCGTTGCGCCGCTGGCAGCGGTTGACGGACACCCGGCCACACTCGCGCCCACGGCGGCCACGGTGCGCACCCCCCATCGGGTCCGGTCCTGGCCGGTCTTCCTGATCGCCCTTCCCGCGTTCGTGGCCATCTGGTCCGGCTGGGTCGGGCTCGGCGAGCTGACCGGGTTCGGCATCGTGCACCCGCTGCCGGGCATCTGGGACGACTTCTCACTGAACACCGCCGTCACCCTGCCGATCGGCGTCGAGGTCTACGCGGCGTTCGCCCTGCGGGCGTGGCTGGCCGGTAGCGCGGTTCCGGCGGTCGCCCGCCGGTTCGCCAAGTGGTCGGCGATCTGCTCGCTGCTGGTCGGCTCGGCCGGACAGGTCGCCTACCACCTCATGGAATCCGCCGGCATGACCGCCGCCCCCTGGTGGATCACCACATTGGTTTCCTGCCTGCCCGTCGCAGTGCTCGGCATGGGCGCCGCTCTGGCCCACCTGCTCAACAGCCACGACGACAGCGAGACGGCATGA
- a CDS encoding DUF6284 family protein, protein MDFNDLTGPSEAELTAIELEWPLIAAELDLTQAEILLLTADGGPSELDWKRLRRAERERLAALRDLLNLTEAAMRPVRRLAVA, encoded by the coding sequence ATGGACTTCAACGACTTGACCGGCCCGTCCGAGGCCGAGCTGACCGCTATCGAGCTGGAATGGCCGCTGATCGCGGCCGAGCTGGACCTGACACAGGCCGAGATTCTGCTGCTGACGGCCGACGGCGGCCCGTCCGAGCTGGACTGGAAGCGGCTGCGCCGCGCCGAGCGCGAGCGCCTGGCAGCGCTGCGGGACCTGCTGAACCTGACCGAGGCCGCTATGCGGCCGGTACGCCGGTTGGCGGTCGCCTGA
- a CDS encoding GntR family transcriptional regulator — MQAHTTEATLPVKYRIADALRAQIVDGHLKPGDPLPTIEELSSQWRCSTLVAREALDVLKSEGRVSGGRGKRATVRIPPKRITLSNEWSQEQKDLVLMPSSVRAARGAIELTAGIPIEEIQSTHQYEVVPASAEIAAEFGIEPGTLVQQRTYEMTDPASGHRLSFSVSYIPLALIEGNPALLDDANEPWPGGHQHQLYTVGIEIDRFVRGVIAMQPTPGDRQKWGMEQGVSLLRVRSRSVDITGRVVELSDALYPADRTEIAFTEQLQRWPTDHPKYDEKADRL; from the coding sequence ATGCAGGCACACACCACTGAGGCGACGCTGCCGGTCAAGTACCGGATCGCCGACGCCTTGCGCGCGCAGATCGTGGACGGCCACTTGAAGCCAGGCGATCCACTGCCGACCATCGAGGAGCTCTCGTCGCAGTGGCGTTGTTCGACGTTGGTAGCGCGGGAGGCGCTAGACGTCCTGAAGTCCGAGGGCCGTGTCAGCGGTGGCCGTGGCAAGCGCGCCACGGTGCGGATTCCGCCCAAGCGCATCACGCTGTCGAACGAATGGAGTCAGGAGCAGAAGGACCTGGTTCTAATGCCGTCGTCGGTGCGGGCCGCACGCGGAGCTATCGAGCTGACCGCCGGTATCCCCATCGAGGAGATTCAGTCGACCCATCAATACGAAGTAGTGCCCGCGTCCGCTGAGATCGCTGCCGAGTTCGGCATCGAACCGGGCACGCTCGTTCAACAGCGGACCTATGAGATGACCGACCCTGCTAGCGGCCACCGGCTGAGTTTCAGCGTCTCCTACATCCCACTCGCGCTAATCGAGGGCAACCCAGCTCTGCTCGACGATGCCAACGAGCCGTGGCCCGGCGGCCACCAACACCAGCTCTACACGGTAGGCATTGAGATTGATCGGTTCGTGCGCGGCGTCATCGCGATGCAACCGACGCCCGGCGATCGACAGAAATGGGGGATGGAACAGGGAGTTTCGCTGCTGCGGGTTCGTAGCCGGTCGGTCGACATCACCGGTCGTGTCGTAGAACTCTCGGACGCTCTTTACCCGGCGGACCGTACCGAGATTGCGTTTACCGAACAGCTACAGCGGTGGCCCACCGACCATCCGAAGTACGACGAGAAGGCAGATCGACTGTGA
- a CDS encoding glycosyltransferase family 2 protein, translated as MSREAAGSVSVVLPAHNEADRITRSVADAFDGLSRLGGSDHEVIVAASGCTDNTAELAAAAGAKVVEAPVGKGSAMHAGVQASSGDVICLIDGDLHYYGDPPLVSVLADPILQGITDATISNLYWRPLYPQMWMRGFFTPLMGVLFPEILPKVGPTPWSGQRAVRREFWPAELPSGFTSDVTLLLHWNQHAPRMTPVVTDDWSHPQRTDESKERLMAAELAVILRHAVGQGRMEASEEPCFLQWYDQAHEMMAAYRPGVDDPQEFEQTLLTESLGALRHNLRQSGAE; from the coding sequence GTGAGCCGCGAGGCTGCCGGGTCGGTGAGCGTCGTCCTTCCGGCACACAACGAAGCGGATCGGATCACGCGCTCGGTGGCTGACGCCTTTGATGGGCTTAGCCGCCTCGGTGGCTCGGATCATGAGGTGATCGTTGCCGCGAGTGGATGTACCGACAACACTGCCGAACTTGCGGCGGCAGCGGGAGCGAAGGTTGTAGAAGCGCCCGTTGGCAAGGGGTCGGCCATGCACGCTGGTGTTCAGGCATCCAGCGGAGATGTGATCTGCCTGATTGACGGAGACCTGCACTACTACGGGGACCCACCGCTCGTTTCCGTCCTGGCAGATCCGATCTTGCAAGGCATTACGGACGCGACGATCAGCAATCTGTACTGGAGGCCGCTGTATCCCCAGATGTGGATGCGGGGATTCTTCACTCCACTGATGGGAGTGCTGTTTCCGGAGATCTTGCCCAAGGTAGGGCCTACGCCCTGGTCGGGGCAGCGCGCCGTTCGGCGGGAGTTTTGGCCCGCCGAGCTGCCGTCCGGATTCACCAGCGATGTAACCCTGCTGCTGCACTGGAACCAGCATGCTCCGCGCATGACGCCTGTCGTCACCGATGACTGGTCACACCCCCAGCGCACCGACGAAAGCAAGGAGCGACTCATGGCTGCGGAGCTGGCGGTCATACTTCGCCATGCAGTCGGCCAAGGTCGCATGGAGGCCAGCGAGGAACCCTGTTTTCTCCAGTGGTACGACCAGGCACACGAGATGATGGCGGCCTACAGGCCGGGCGTGGACGACCCGCAGGAGTTTGAGCAAACGCTTCTCACCGAATCACTGGGTGCCCTGCGGCACAACCTCCGCCAATCGGGGGCCGAATAG
- a CDS encoding tyrosine-type recombinase/integrase, producing MRWLAAYTVKLDALADAVVVRSALDLLKLKADQKTPAAPATVARKRAVFSGALKYGVELKHLASHPMSDVSWTAPAVAEEIDRRVVVNPPQARRLLGAVREIAPELEAFFGSMYYAALRPEEALHLANEEYERPRLAGAWGWLHLTGATVTVGKDWGDADSTQEERGLKHRSAKATRSVPVCPELVALLDAHVETYGVAPNGRLFVTRRGPGGRYVPTAGQPIPNNTYTSVWRRVRQAVLTTVEQRSPLAKVPYHLRHAAVSLWLNAGVSAPQVAEWAGHSVNVLMRVYAKCIYGQEAAARLRIEAALAQQWGPGERSGE from the coding sequence GTGCGGTGGCTCGCCGCCTACACGGTGAAGCTCGACGCGCTCGCCGACGCCGTCGTTGTCCGCAGCGCGCTCGACCTGCTGAAGCTGAAGGCAGACCAGAAGACACCCGCCGCCCCCGCCACCGTCGCGCGCAAGCGCGCTGTGTTCTCGGGTGCGTTGAAGTACGGAGTCGAACTCAAGCACCTGGCCAGTCACCCGATGAGTGACGTGAGCTGGACCGCTCCGGCGGTCGCGGAGGAAATCGACCGTCGCGTTGTCGTCAACCCACCACAGGCACGACGCCTGCTCGGCGCGGTCCGCGAGATCGCCCCCGAGTTGGAGGCGTTCTTCGGATCGATGTACTACGCCGCGCTTCGGCCCGAAGAGGCGCTGCACCTCGCCAATGAGGAGTACGAGCGGCCGAGGCTGGCTGGCGCCTGGGGCTGGCTGCATCTCACCGGAGCCACCGTCACTGTCGGGAAGGACTGGGGTGATGCTGACTCGACCCAGGAGGAGCGAGGACTTAAGCATCGGTCGGCCAAGGCCACACGATCGGTGCCGGTCTGCCCCGAGTTGGTGGCGCTACTCGACGCGCACGTCGAGACGTATGGCGTCGCGCCAAACGGTCGGCTTTTCGTCACCAGGCGCGGGCCGGGCGGCCGGTATGTGCCCACGGCCGGCCAGCCCATCCCGAACAACACCTATACATCCGTCTGGCGGAGGGTGCGTCAGGCAGTCCTGACGACCGTCGAGCAGCGCTCGCCGCTGGCCAAGGTGCCGTATCACCTCCGCCACGCTGCCGTGTCGCTCTGGCTGAACGCGGGGGTGTCCGCTCCGCAGGTGGCCGAGTGGGCGGGGCACAGCGTCAACGTCCTGATGCGGGTGTACGCGAAGTGCATCTACGGACAGGAAGCGGCGGCGCGTCTGCGCATCGAGGCCGCGCTCGCACAGCAGTGGGGGCCAGGTGAGCGGTCCGGCGAGTAG
- a CDS encoding MBL fold metallo-hydrolase has protein sequence MSNSLTDKPGDDVVEVSIFGPGKGECVLVHFGSNEWLIVDSCVDQVTDTQPALDYLSNIGVDYSSVKYVIASHAHDDHVAGISSVYESCERAKFVCSAAATSKEMLSLIEADRKSPPDNRVRREYDRVFDIARDRGVVTGAIQLVHGLEGRVILERFAGSGQTEVLIRSLSPSDLSVMRSREALGSIVPTVGKARRSNEIDENEFSVVLWIEALGKQMLLGADMTKEPAGTGWHAILATFAPAAKADVFKVPHHGSPNAHHPDVWDRLLVDDPIALLAPYRAGNPKRPSSDDIARICALSSRAFVTANPAMPTPSNKVKREMMALGPLARNAREPWGISGQVRARSRVGEANWSIDLLPPARRLEDCT, from the coding sequence TTGAGCAATTCTTTGACCGATAAGCCTGGTGATGACGTCGTCGAAGTATCGATCTTCGGGCCAGGTAAAGGTGAGTGTGTACTCGTTCATTTCGGCTCCAATGAGTGGCTGATCGTTGATTCGTGTGTCGACCAAGTAACTGATACCCAGCCAGCTTTGGATTACCTATCTAATATTGGCGTTGACTACTCAAGCGTAAAGTACGTGATTGCCTCGCATGCCCACGACGATCATGTTGCAGGGATTTCCAGCGTGTATGAGTCTTGCGAGCGAGCGAAGTTCGTTTGCTCGGCCGCGGCGACCAGTAAAGAGATGTTAAGCCTCATCGAGGCTGACCGAAAATCGCCTCCTGACAATCGAGTTCGACGTGAGTACGACCGAGTCTTCGACATCGCAAGAGATCGAGGTGTTGTGACTGGAGCGATTCAATTAGTACATGGTCTGGAAGGCAGGGTAATACTTGAGCGATTCGCCGGTAGTGGCCAGACCGAGGTTCTGATCCGTTCACTGTCGCCATCCGACCTTTCGGTGATGCGATCACGAGAGGCATTGGGCAGCATCGTCCCCACTGTTGGCAAGGCAAGACGCTCGAACGAAATCGATGAGAACGAGTTTTCGGTCGTGCTATGGATCGAGGCGCTAGGCAAGCAAATGTTGCTGGGGGCCGACATGACTAAGGAGCCGGCGGGAACTGGCTGGCACGCCATTCTGGCGACGTTTGCACCTGCCGCTAAAGCTGATGTGTTCAAGGTGCCGCATCATGGATCGCCAAACGCTCATCATCCGGACGTATGGGACCGTCTATTAGTCGATGATCCTATTGCATTGTTGGCGCCATATCGGGCGGGCAACCCGAAGCGGCCGTCATCGGACGACATCGCGCGGATCTGTGCACTGTCAAGTCGGGCCTTCGTCACCGCGAATCCCGCGATGCCAACGCCATCTAACAAAGTCAAACGCGAAATGATGGCACTGGGACCGCTTGCCCGTAATGCCCGTGAGCCGTGGGGAATCAGCGGACAGGTTAGAGCGCGATCGCGCGTGGGCGAGGCAAATTGGTCGATTGACCTGCTTCCGCCCGCACGGCGACTTGAAGATTGCACCTAG
- a CDS encoding pentapeptide repeat-containing protein, with protein MLNWDMESAAVRLAGIYAMAGLADDWPSGRQTCIDVLCAYLRMPYQPDFQAQAAARTRWKEGEREVRLSIITVIRDHLRDHRGDQERMASTWQGRSMDFTGAVFDGGDFSHAVFAGGIVDFSRATFTGGNVRFGSATFSGARVRFSGATFSEGVVGFSRATFSGGVVDFDGASFSEGRVGFNAATFSGARVRFNAATFSGSLVGFPLAKFCGGEVEFSNASFAGGRVGFMRAIFDGGKVGFFGARFVGGTVDLSAVRPYNTPAMFSWATQPDGLRLPPEVDADRHDVHGDRARSMPGGAAEQAQRQTAEIP; from the coding sequence GTGCTCAACTGGGACATGGAGTCCGCGGCAGTCCGCCTCGCAGGTATCTACGCGATGGCCGGTTTGGCAGACGACTGGCCTTCCGGGCGTCAGACATGTATCGACGTGCTCTGTGCCTACTTGCGGATGCCTTATCAACCGGATTTCCAGGCTCAGGCAGCAGCGAGAACCAGGTGGAAGGAGGGCGAACGAGAGGTCAGGTTGTCGATAATCACCGTGATCCGAGATCACCTACGTGATCATCGGGGCGATCAGGAGCGGATGGCTTCAACGTGGCAGGGGCGCAGCATGGACTTCACCGGCGCAGTCTTCGATGGCGGCGACTTCTCGCACGCTGTATTCGCTGGCGGCATCGTGGACTTTAGCCGCGCAACCTTCACTGGTGGCAACGTCCGGTTCGGCAGTGCGACGTTTTCCGGTGCGAGGGTCCGGTTCAGTGGCGCGACGTTCTCCGAAGGCGTGGTCGGGTTCTCCCGCGCGACGTTCTCCGGTGGCGTGGTCGACTTCGATGGCGCGAGCTTCTCCGAAGGCAGAGTCGGGTTCAATGCTGCGACGTTTTCCGGTGCGCGGGTCCGGTTCAATGCTGCGACGTTCTCTGGAAGCCTCGTCGGGTTCCCCTTGGCGAAGTTCTGCGGCGGCGAGGTCGAGTTCAGCAATGCGAGCTTCGCCGGCGGCAGGGTCGGGTTCATGCGCGCGATCTTCGATGGTGGCAAGGTCGGATTCTTCGGCGCGAGGTTTGTTGGAGGTACGGTTGACCTCTCGGCTGTGCGGCCATACAACACGCCCGCCATGTTCTCGTGGGCCACACAGCCAGACGGACTTCGGCTTCCGCCCGAGGTTGACGCGGATCGACACGATGTTCATGGCGATAGGGCTCGAAGCATGCCGGGCGGAGCAGCAGAGCAGGCGCAGCGTCAAACAGCAGAGATCCCGTGA
- the htpX gene encoding zinc metalloprotease HtpX, giving the protein MIVHSHNGLKTAALLGLLTAMILAVGYWLGGSTGLVIAVVLSLVMNGVSYFFSDKLALRSMGAQPVTEQEFPALYQMVRELSQQAGKPMPRLYVSPTSQPNAFATGRNPQNAAVCVTEGITRILDYRELRGVIGHELSHVYNRDILISSVAGALAGIITMLANLAWFIPMGGDDEDGPNPAVFLMMLILGPLAASVIQLAVSRSREFQADQSGASLTNDPLALASALRKIHMGTQQLPLPADNRLTSTAHLMIDNPFKGGGIANLFSTHPPMEERVRRLELMAANSGPIQYAR; this is encoded by the coding sequence GTGATCGTGCACAGCCACAACGGGCTCAAGACGGCCGCGCTGCTCGGCCTCCTGACCGCGATGATCCTCGCGGTCGGGTATTGGCTGGGCGGCAGCACGGGTCTCGTCATCGCCGTCGTCCTCTCCCTGGTCATGAACGGCGTCAGCTACTTCTTCTCCGACAAGCTCGCGCTGCGGTCGATGGGCGCACAGCCGGTCACCGAACAAGAGTTCCCGGCGCTCTACCAGATGGTCCGCGAGCTCTCGCAGCAGGCGGGCAAGCCGATGCCGCGGCTGTACGTCAGCCCCACCTCGCAGCCCAACGCCTTCGCCACCGGCCGCAACCCGCAGAACGCCGCGGTCTGCGTGACCGAGGGCATCACGCGCATCCTGGACTACCGGGAGCTGCGCGGCGTGATCGGCCACGAACTGTCGCACGTCTACAACCGCGACATCCTGATCTCCAGCGTGGCGGGCGCCCTCGCGGGCATCATCACCATGCTGGCCAACCTCGCCTGGTTCATCCCGATGGGCGGCGACGACGAAGACGGCCCCAACCCGGCGGTCTTCCTCATGATGCTGATCCTCGGCCCGCTGGCCGCGTCGGTCATCCAACTGGCCGTCAGCCGGAGCCGCGAGTTCCAGGCCGACCAGTCAGGCGCCTCGCTCACCAACGACCCGCTCGCGCTCGCCTCGGCACTGCGCAAGATCCACATGGGTACGCAGCAGCTGCCGCTCCCGGCGGACAACCGGCTGACGAGCACCGCACACCTGATGATCGACAACCCGTTCAAGGGCGGCGGCATCGCCAACCTCTTCTCGACGCACCCGCCGATGGAAGAGCGCGTCCGCCGGCTCGAACTGATGGCGGCCAACTCCGGCCCCATCCAGTACGCCCGCTGA